Below is a genomic region from bacterium.
CCCCGGCGTGGGGGTTGAGGCCGCAAAGTGCCAGGCGCGGCTCTCGGCCCATTTTTTTTTGCAGAAACGCGCGGAACAGGCGGGCCACGCAGACGATGCGGTCCGTGGTCAGCGTCCGGGCGACCTCGGCCAGCGGGATGTGGGTGGTGGCGAGGACGACGTTGATTCTCGGCGAGACGAAGGCCATGGCCTCTTTGCCGACCACGCCGCACCTCTCGGCCAGATACCCCGTGTGTCCGGCGTAAGGGATGCCCGCCAGGGCCCAGGCCTGTTTCGAGATGGGCCCGGTGACCAGGGCGCGGGACGGGTTGGCGAGGCACAGGTCCACCGCGCGCTCGACCCAGGAGAAACTCGCCCGCCCGGACTCGGCGGAGACGACGCCCCATTGCGGGGTGAGGTCGGTGCTGGGAACTTCGATTAGGGGGATACAGTTTGGTGTTGGGTCGGCCTCGTCAGGCGAGTGGACGGGGACGATTTCGAGGTCGAGACCGAGAAGCTCGACGGCGGCGGCCAGGGGCCTCGGCGCCCCGACGACGACCGGGCGGCCATCGGTAATACGGCCCCAGGCCCCGACCAGAACCTCGGGGCCGATCCCGTTGGGGTCGCCCGGCGTGATGAGAACCAGGGGTCGGTCGCCCATGATTTCCGTTCACCGTCGCGGATTGAAGGGGCGGGCCTTTGCGCCCGCCCGCGAGTGAACCGCCCCGCGGAGGCCCGCGGTGATTTTTTGCCCAAGGGCGCTACGCCTCGGGCTTGGGCTCGGGGAGGGTTATATCCGCCTCGTTGAAGCGGCAGTGGGTGGTGAAGCCCAGCCTCTGGTAGAGCTCGAGCCCCTCCTTATTCTTCACCGCGACGTTGAGGGTCGCCAAGTCGGCCTGGTCGGCGAGGAGGGTGAGCGCCTTGCTCACGACCTGCTGGGCGAATCCGCGCCGCCGGTATTCGGGGTGGACCACTACGTTGCCGATACAGGCCACCCGCTCGTCGGCGTTCACCACGTGCGTCCCCGCGCAGGCCACGAGCCCGTTGTCCTGGAAAATCCCGGCAAAGGGGTACGCCAGCTGGTCCGGGTGGAATGAGTTTTCCGGGTAGTGGACCATCAGGCCGGCGATGGCGTCGGCGTCCTTGGAGCCCAGCTCCTCGGCCACCCCGGTGTCGAAGGTCTTGCCCGTGAGGTCCATCGTCATCCTGAGCATGCGCTTGAGCTGGACTACGTTGGTGCCCTCGGGGAAGGCGGCCTCGGGCTCGCCGGTGAAGGCGGCGTTGTAATCGCCGGCGGGTAGGTACGAGCAGATGAAGCGCAGGGCGCCGACTCCGCCGAAGAGGAAGAGGGCGGGCGGTTGAAGCCCCTCGTACACCAGCACCAGGTTCGGCCCGTTGACGTAGTACCGCGAGAGACCGAAGTGGAGGTCGGAGAGGTCGCCCAGCGCGTAAGACGCCCAGGGGCGGTCCGAGGCGAGGAGTTCGGAGATGACCTCCCGGTCACGGCTGCGGAAGCTTTCCAGTTTCATCGTATTCCTTCGTGAAGTTGTGGTTGAAGTTCAGTCGAGGCCCACCAGGGCCCGGGCGAATTTCATCGGGTCGAAGGGCTCCAGGTCCTCCAGCCGCTCGCCGGTTCCCACATGGGAGATGGGGAGGCCGGTCTCGGCGGCGACGGCGAGGAGGAATCCGCCCCTGGAGGTCCCGTCCAGCTTGGTCAGCACTATCCGGTCGCACCCGGCGCCATCCAGAAAGGCCCGGGCCTGGAGGACGCCGTTCTGCCCACCGCCCGCGTCCAGCACGAGGGCGGTCCCCACCGGATGTTCGCCGAGCGACTTTTCCACCACGCGGCGGAGCTTGCCCAGCTCCCGCATCAGGTGGTCCCGGGTATGCATTCTCCCGGCGGTGTCAGCGATGACGGCATCCATTCGCCGGGCTTTGGCGGCTTCGAGGGCGTCGTAGAGAACCGCGCCCGGGTCGCCGCCCTCGGCGTGT
It encodes:
- the pdxA gene encoding 4-hydroxythreonine-4-phosphate dehydrogenase PdxA encodes the protein MGDRPLVLITPGDPNGIGPEVLVGAWGRITDGRPVVVGAPRPLAAAVELLGLDLEIVPVHSPDEADPTPNCIPLIEVPSTDLTPQWGVVSAESGRASFSWVERAVDLCLANPSRALVTGPISKQAWALAGIPYAGHTGYLAERCGVVGKEAMAFVSPRINVVLATTHIPLAEVARTLTTDRIVCVARLFRAFLQKKMGREPRLALCGLNPHAGDSGVIGDEEGRIVLPAAEELRAGGMDLTGPLAADTLFTEKNLRRFDGFVALYHDQGLIPVKLLAFNSVVNVTLGLPFLRTSPSHGTAFDIAGKNIADP
- a CDS encoding GNAT family N-acetyltransferase, coding for MKLESFRSRDREVISELLASDRPWASYALGDLSDLHFGLSRYYVNGPNLVLVYEGLQPPALFLFGGVGALRFICSYLPAGDYNAAFTGEPEAAFPEGTNVVQLKRMLRMTMDLTGKTFDTGVAEELGSKDADAIAGLMVHYPENSFHPDQLAYPFAGIFQDNGLVACAGTHVVNADERVACIGNVVVHPEYRRRGFAQQVVSKALTLLADQADLATLNVAVKNKEGLELYQRLGFTTHCRFNEADITLPEPKPEA